One stretch of Alcaligenes faecalis DNA includes these proteins:
- the ehuA gene encoding ectoine/hydroxyectoine ABC transporter ATP-binding protein EhuA, with the protein MTDTNPIIQFDNVTKKFGDVTVLDSLNFQVQPGEKVTIIGPSGSGKSTVLRILMTLETIDDGVITVAGKPLWHERVDDKLVPASQNHLREMRKEMGMVFQQFNLFPHMTVMRNVTEAPTHVLGLSKEQARERATKYLDLVGLIDHADKFPSQLSGGQQQRVGIARALAMEPNILLFDEPTSALDPELVGEVLGVIQKLSQEQDLTILLVTHEMQFAKEVSDRVCFFDKGVIVESGPPEQVFCNPQEARTQAFLSNFIQAA; encoded by the coding sequence ATGACTGACACAAACCCCATCATTCAATTTGACAATGTCACCAAGAAATTTGGTGATGTCACCGTCCTGGACTCCTTGAACTTTCAGGTGCAGCCGGGTGAGAAAGTCACCATCATCGGCCCTTCCGGTTCCGGTAAATCCACCGTGCTGCGCATTCTGATGACACTGGAAACCATAGACGATGGCGTCATCACGGTAGCGGGCAAGCCCCTCTGGCACGAGCGGGTCGATGACAAGCTGGTGCCTGCCAGCCAGAACCATTTGCGCGAAATGCGCAAGGAAATGGGCATGGTGTTCCAGCAGTTCAACCTGTTCCCGCACATGACGGTAATGCGCAATGTGACTGAAGCGCCCACCCATGTGCTGGGCCTGTCCAAAGAACAGGCACGCGAGCGGGCCACCAAATATCTGGATCTGGTGGGCCTGATCGACCATGCGGACAAATTCCCCAGCCAGCTCTCCGGCGGGCAGCAACAGCGAGTGGGGATTGCTCGGGCCCTGGCCATGGAACCGAACATTCTGCTATTTGACGAGCCCACCTCGGCCCTGGACCCGGAGCTGGTGGGCGAAGTGCTGGGCGTCATTCAAAAGCTGAGTCAGGAACAGGATCTGACGATTCTGCTGGTGACCCACGAAATGCAATTTGCCAAGGAAGTCTCAGACCGCGTCTGCTTCTTTGATAAAGGCGTGATCGTGGAATCCGGCCCGCCCGAACAAGTGTTCTGCAATCCGCAGGAAGCACGGACACAGGCGTTCTTGAGCAATTTCATTCAGGCGGCTTAG
- a CDS encoding DUF2239 family protein, translated as MKTTYPNTYTSFMGHRRIASGPMLANVLAVKKVLESRVNDPVLIFDDVTGRFVDVNTQGTDEELAQRYAPVDAPEAEVEQAEKEAPRGRGRPKLGVVPREVTLLPRHWDWLATQPGGASVALRKLVEEARRASAAKDQRRQAQERAYNFMTAIGGDLPGFEEAMRALFADEQERFKTLLAAWPEDVREHAIKLAETPATP; from the coding sequence ATGAAAACGACTTACCCCAATACCTACACCAGCTTTATGGGTCACCGCCGTATCGCGTCCGGTCCCATGCTGGCCAATGTGCTGGCCGTGAAGAAAGTGCTGGAGAGCCGGGTTAACGATCCCGTGCTGATCTTTGACGATGTGACAGGCCGCTTTGTGGATGTGAATACTCAAGGGACAGACGAGGAACTGGCACAACGCTATGCGCCAGTGGATGCTCCTGAAGCTGAGGTTGAGCAGGCAGAAAAGGAGGCTCCACGCGGCCGTGGTCGCCCTAAGCTGGGCGTGGTTCCCCGCGAAGTAACCTTGTTGCCCCGCCATTGGGATTGGCTGGCGACTCAACCCGGTGGAGCATCGGTTGCGCTACGCAAACTGGTTGAAGAAGCTCGCCGTGCCAGTGCCGCAAAAGATCAGCGCCGTCAGGCGCAGGAGCGGGCCTATAACTTCATGACCGCAATTGGTGGTGATTTGCCTGGTTTTGAAGAAGCCATGCGAGCCTTGTTTGCGGATGAGCAGGAGCGCTTCAAAACCCTGCTGGCTGCTTGGCCGGAAGATGTGCGGGAGCATGCGATCAAGCTGGCGGAAACTCCGGCGACACCCTAG
- the thpD gene encoding ectoine hydroxylase, producing MTVTMSDLYTSRTERTAAIVSRQEPVVYPDPVGSQPLNKSQLREYEDNGFLLLPDLFNAQEVQALLGNVEAMSTDPGILSREEAVVEKGSQAVRSIFRVHELSELIARLVRDPRVLDVARQILGSDVYVHQSRANLKPGFTGKEFYWHSDFETWHIEDGMPQMRALSCSVLLTDNNVCNGPLMLVPGSHRQFISCTGQTPDNHYKESLRKQEYGVPDPISLRLLVDQGGIEAITAKAGSVIFFDCNTLHGSASNISPWPRANVFTVYNSVENCVGDPKQGLTPRPAHVATRGQFPVLTPLNGPLLES from the coding sequence ATGACAGTGACCATGAGCGATCTGTACACCTCTCGTACAGAACGAACGGCGGCCATCGTCAGCCGCCAGGAGCCGGTGGTGTATCCGGATCCGGTAGGTAGCCAGCCTTTGAACAAGTCCCAGCTGCGGGAGTACGAGGACAACGGCTTTTTACTGCTGCCTGATTTGTTCAATGCGCAGGAAGTGCAAGCCTTGCTGGGCAATGTGGAAGCCATGAGCACCGACCCCGGCATCTTGTCGCGTGAAGAGGCCGTGGTGGAAAAGGGCAGTCAGGCCGTGCGCTCGATCTTTCGGGTGCATGAACTCAGCGAGCTGATTGCCCGCCTGGTGCGCGATCCGCGTGTGCTGGATGTGGCCCGCCAGATTCTGGGCTCGGATGTGTATGTTCATCAGTCCCGTGCCAACCTGAAACCGGGCTTTACCGGCAAGGAGTTTTACTGGCATTCGGACTTCGAGACCTGGCATATCGAAGATGGCATGCCGCAAATGCGCGCTTTAAGTTGCTCGGTGCTGCTGACAGACAATAATGTGTGCAATGGCCCCTTGATGCTGGTACCGGGTTCGCACCGTCAGTTCATCTCTTGCACGGGGCAGACACCGGACAACCATTACAAGGAATCCTTGCGCAAGCAGGAGTATGGCGTGCCCGATCCGATCAGCCTGCGTTTGCTGGTGGATCAGGGGGGGATAGAAGCCATTACCGCCAAGGCTGGTTCGGTGATCTTTTTTGACTGCAATACCTTGCATGGTTCGGCCAGCAATATCTCGCCTTGGCCACGAGCCAATGTGTTTACGGTCTATAACAGCGTGGAAAACTGCGTGGGTGATCCCAAGCAGGGGCTGACACCCCGTCCTGCGCATGTGGCGACTCGCGGGCAGTTCCCTGTCCTGACGCCATTGAACGGACCGCTGCTGGAGTCCTAA
- a CDS encoding ectoine synthase, with protein sequence MLVKNVQDVIGTRDEVRTDTWVSRRVLLKKDGMGFSFHETVIFPGTETHIHYQNHLEAVWCIEGDGEIETVADGKKYDLGPGVVYALDQHDEHYLRGGKEPLRVICVFNPPLTGQEVHDEKGVYPAIVED encoded by the coding sequence ATGTTGGTGAAGAACGTGCAAGATGTGATTGGAACCCGTGATGAGGTGCGCACAGACACCTGGGTCAGTCGCCGTGTTTTGCTCAAGAAAGACGGCATGGGTTTTTCCTTTCATGAAACCGTTATTTTTCCTGGCACCGAGACCCACATCCACTACCAGAATCACCTGGAAGCGGTGTGGTGCATCGAGGGCGATGGCGAAATCGAAACCGTTGCCGACGGCAAGAAATACGATTTGGGCCCAGGCGTGGTCTATGCCCTGGACCAGCACGATGAACACTATCTGCGCGGTGGCAAAGAGCCGCTGCGAGTGATCTGCGTGTTCAATCCGCCCCTGACCGGTCAGGAAGTTCACGATGAGAAAGGGGTCTACCCAGCCATCGTGGAAGACTGA
- the ectB gene encoding diaminobutyrate--2-oxoglutarate transaminase has protein sequence MTDLKIFDRMESEVRGYVRSFPVIFNKARGSVLEDESGRQYIDFFSGAGTLNYGHNNPHLKEKLIEYLNTDGLVHGLDMATSAKKYFLETVDKVLLKPRGWDYRLQFTGPTGTNAVEAALKLARQVKGRQNVISFTHGFHGVSTGSLAVTANSKFRSAAGVALGNTSFMPYDGYLGPDVNTMAYLERLLEDPSSGLDHPAAVIVETVQGEGGVNVATQRWLRELQRLCREHDMLLIVDDIQVGCGRTGRFFSFEQAGISPDIITLSKSLSGFGLPMSLVLLRPELDVWKPSAHNGTFRGNNLAFVTAAQALESYWANEDFEVEIQGKERQVRDWLENLVHSYPDRGLSVRGRGLIQGLVTPPGAGLANEIAAQAFKQGLVIETSGAHDEVLKLLPALTISNEELSQGLDIIERSVAQCLSKRGTQAKILKIGGAR, from the coding sequence ATGACTGATTTAAAAATATTCGACCGGATGGAGTCTGAAGTAAGGGGCTACGTCCGGTCCTTCCCGGTCATTTTCAACAAAGCCCGAGGCTCGGTCTTGGAGGACGAGTCAGGCAGGCAATACATCGATTTTTTCAGTGGGGCCGGTACGCTCAACTACGGGCATAACAATCCCCATCTGAAAGAAAAGCTGATTGAATACCTGAACACCGACGGCTTGGTACACGGTTTGGACATGGCCACCAGCGCCAAGAAATACTTTCTTGAAACGGTGGACAAAGTTCTGCTCAAACCGCGCGGGTGGGACTACCGCTTGCAGTTTACGGGGCCTACCGGCACCAATGCCGTGGAGGCGGCGTTAAAACTGGCACGTCAGGTCAAGGGTCGCCAGAATGTGATTTCCTTTACGCACGGTTTCCACGGCGTCAGCACGGGTTCCCTGGCAGTGACGGCGAACTCCAAATTTCGTAGTGCAGCGGGTGTGGCCCTGGGCAATACCTCGTTCATGCCCTATGACGGGTACTTGGGCCCGGACGTCAACACGATGGCTTATCTGGAGCGCTTGCTGGAAGATCCCAGCAGTGGCCTGGACCATCCTGCCGCGGTCATCGTGGAAACCGTGCAAGGTGAAGGGGGCGTGAACGTGGCCACACAGCGTTGGCTGCGTGAGTTGCAACGTCTGTGCCGCGAGCACGACATGCTGCTGATTGTCGATGACATTCAAGTCGGTTGCGGTCGTACGGGCCGTTTCTTCAGCTTCGAGCAGGCCGGTATCAGCCCTGACATCATCACCTTGTCCAAATCCCTGTCCGGCTTTGGACTGCCCATGTCCCTGGTCCTGCTGCGTCCTGAACTGGACGTGTGGAAGCCCAGCGCCCATAACGGCACCTTCCGTGGCAATAACCTGGCTTTCGTGACCGCCGCTCAAGCGTTGGAAAGCTACTGGGCCAATGAAGACTTTGAAGTCGAGATCCAGGGCAAGGAGCGCCAAGTGCGCGACTGGCTGGAAAATCTGGTGCACAGCTATCCCGATCGTGGCTTGAGTGTGCGTGGTCGCGGCTTGATTCAGGGCCTGGTGACACCACCCGGTGCCGGTCTGGCCAATGAAATCGCCGCACAGGCTTTCAAGCAAGGTCTGGTGATTGAAACTTCGGGCGCCCACGACGAGGTTCTGAAGCTGCTGCCTGCCCTGACCATCAGCAATGAAGAGCTGAGCCAAGGTCTGGACATTATTGAACGCAGCGTGGCCCAGTGCCTGTCCAAGCGCGGCACACAGGCCAAGATTCTGAAGATTGGAGGAGCACGCTAA
- the ectA gene encoding diaminobutyrate acetyltransferase, with the protein MTATDPAPSDPALILRAPLLRDAAAIHQLIADSPPLDLNSEYLYLLLSEHFSQTCVVAQRGEQIDGFISAYFLPDRPDVLFVWQVAVHERARGRRLGQAMLDHLRQRLRGRSLRYLETTVSPGNRASRGLFAAMARRWAAPMQEQEFFDTALFAAQAHEAEPLLRIGPLDSG; encoded by the coding sequence ATGACTGCCACCGATCCTGCCCCCAGTGACCCGGCGCTGATACTGCGTGCGCCCCTGTTGCGTGATGCCGCCGCAATCCATCAGCTGATTGCCGACAGCCCGCCACTGGATCTGAATTCTGAATATCTCTATTTGCTGCTCAGCGAGCACTTTTCCCAGACCTGCGTTGTCGCGCAGCGTGGGGAACAAATAGACGGTTTCATCTCTGCCTACTTTCTCCCCGACCGTCCTGATGTGCTCTTTGTATGGCAAGTAGCCGTGCACGAGCGCGCCCGTGGGCGTCGTCTGGGGCAGGCCATGCTGGACCATCTAAGGCAGCGTTTGCGTGGCCGTTCCCTGCGCTATCTGGAAACGACGGTCAGCCCCGGCAACCGGGCCTCGCGTGGCCTGTTTGCCGCCATGGCCCGGCGCTGGGCAGCGCCCATGCAGGAACAGGAATTCTTTGATACCGCCTTGTTTGCCGCACAGGCTCACGAGGCAGAACCTCTATTACGAATCGGCCCCTTGGACTCTGGATAA
- a CDS encoding MarR family winged helix-turn-helix transcriptional regulator, which yields MTTDQHYDLRILRALRQITRSIALHSRQLSAYSNITAPQLICLRTIIEKGPLTATAISREMHVSPSTVVGILDRLEDKKLVLRERGREDRRIVFVSATPEGVTLARDTPSPLQKKLSDALKELPELEQATMTLSLERIVRLLDADPDVVLEADDTASPILEVPEGDVPPESGLVV from the coding sequence ATGACCACAGATCAACACTACGATTTACGAATTTTGCGGGCCTTGCGCCAGATTACGCGCTCGATTGCCCTGCACTCCAGGCAACTGTCGGCGTACAGCAATATCACCGCGCCCCAGTTGATCTGCCTGCGCACCATTATTGAAAAGGGCCCGCTGACGGCCACGGCCATCAGCCGTGAAATGCACGTCAGCCCCAGCACCGTGGTCGGTATTCTGGACCGCCTGGAAGACAAGAAACTGGTGCTGCGCGAGCGTGGCCGTGAAGACCGACGCATTGTCTTTGTCAGCGCGACGCCCGAAGGGGTGACCCTGGCGCGCGATACGCCGTCCCCGCTGCAAAAGAAGTTGTCGGACGCCTTGAAAGAGTTGCCCGAGCTGGAACAGGCCACCATGACCCTGTCCCTGGAGCGCATTGTGCGCTTGCTCGATGCTGACCCGGATGTTGTGCTGGAGGCCGACGATACGGCCTCGCCTATTCTTGAGGTCCCGGAAGGGGATGTACCCCCCGAATCCGGGTTGGTGGTTTGA
- the yddG gene encoding aromatic amino acid DMT transporter YddG, whose translation MKQSDKATLIGLIAIVLWSTIVGLIRSVSDYLGATGGAALIYTLASVFLLLSVGWVRLRHFPRRYLIWGSILFVCYELCLALSIGYAHNSQQAIEVGMVNYLWPTFTIVAAILFNKQKANWLIAPGLLLSMMGISWILGGEQGLSVHSIWLNVQDNPLSYGLAFSGALIWAGYSTMTARIAQGKNGITLFFMLTAAVLWVKYLGQGAPAMSFTVPALVYLLLAAIAMGFGYAAWNVGILHGNVTILAGASYFIPVFSAALSTFLLQAPLTLTFWQGSAMVCSGALLCWLAIRVRKPRPVKRTA comes from the coding sequence ATGAAGCAATCTGATAAGGCAACCCTGATTGGTCTGATCGCCATTGTTCTTTGGAGCACGATTGTCGGCCTGATACGCAGCGTCAGCGACTATCTGGGTGCTACCGGCGGCGCTGCCCTGATATACACCCTGGCCTCGGTCTTTCTTCTCTTATCGGTAGGTTGGGTACGCCTGCGCCACTTCCCGCGCCGCTATCTGATCTGGGGCAGCATTCTGTTTGTCTGCTATGAGCTGTGTCTGGCCCTGTCCATTGGCTATGCCCACAACAGCCAGCAGGCGATTGAAGTGGGCATGGTCAATTATCTGTGGCCCACCTTCACCATCGTGGCCGCTATTTTGTTCAACAAGCAAAAAGCCAACTGGCTGATCGCGCCGGGCCTGCTCTTGTCCATGATGGGCATCAGCTGGATTCTGGGCGGCGAGCAAGGTTTAAGCGTGCACAGCATCTGGCTGAATGTACAGGACAATCCCTTGAGCTATGGCCTGGCCTTTAGCGGCGCACTGATCTGGGCGGGCTACAGCACCATGACCGCCCGCATCGCCCAGGGCAAAAATGGCATCACCTTGTTTTTCATGCTGACCGCGGCCGTTCTGTGGGTGAAATACCTGGGCCAAGGTGCACCCGCAATGAGCTTTACTGTTCCAGCACTGGTGTATTTGCTACTGGCCGCCATTGCGATGGGCTTTGGCTATGCCGCCTGGAACGTGGGTATTTTGCACGGCAATGTCACCATACTGGCCGGCGCTTCCTACTTTATTCCGGTCTTTTCAGCCGCCCTGTCCACCTTCCTGCTGCAAGCTCCTTTGACGCTCACCTTCTGGCAAGGCTCGGCCATGGTGTGTTCGGGGGCCTTGTTGTGCTGGCTGGCCATCCGGGTTCGCAAACCCAGGCCGGTGAAACGCACTGCCTGA
- the tldD gene encoding metalloprotease TldD, translating to MKLVDPAINALECARGLLLEPWGLNESHLSGALGEIFTHQADYADLYFQYTRSEGWALDEGIVKSGSFSIEQGVGVRALSGEKTAFAYSDSLSPEALLSSARVVRSIARQGGSGKSGILVPADSQRPTLYTGTDPIASLPAPEKVALLGRLDALARAADPRVVQVMASLGAEYDVVLVAGSDGRLAADVRPLVHLSLSVIVEQNGRRERGSAAGGGRVDLSYFSDDMLRSYVDKAVRSAMTNLEAKPAPAGQMTVVLGPGWPGVMLHEAVGHGLEGDFNRRGSSLFSGRIGQRVASKGVTVIDDGTLENRRGSLNMDDEGNATQRTVLIEDGILKGYLQDTHNARLMGAAITGNGRRESYASLPLPRMTNTFMLGGDKDPQEIIASVKKGLYAVDFGGGQVDITSGKFVFSASEAWVIENGKLMYPVKGATLIGSGPDAMNQISMIGNDMQLDSGVGTCGKEGQSVPVGVGIPTVRMENLTVGGTA from the coding sequence ATGAAGTTAGTTGATCCGGCTATCAATGCCCTGGAATGCGCCCGTGGACTGTTGCTTGAGCCCTGGGGCTTGAATGAAAGCCATTTGTCCGGCGCGCTCGGTGAGATCTTCACCCATCAGGCTGACTACGCCGATTTGTATTTTCAGTACACCCGCAGCGAAGGCTGGGCGCTGGACGAAGGGATCGTCAAAAGCGGCAGCTTCTCTATTGAGCAGGGCGTGGGTGTGCGCGCATTAAGCGGCGAGAAAACCGCCTTTGCCTATTCGGATTCCCTCAGCCCGGAGGCCTTGCTGTCTTCGGCTCGTGTGGTGCGCTCGATTGCACGCCAGGGCGGCTCGGGTAAAAGCGGTATTCTGGTGCCGGCCGATTCGCAGCGTCCCACCTTGTATACGGGCACAGACCCGATTGCCAGCTTGCCTGCCCCTGAAAAAGTGGCTTTGTTAGGACGACTGGATGCCTTGGCGCGTGCCGCAGACCCCCGCGTGGTGCAGGTCATGGCCAGCCTGGGTGCGGAGTACGATGTGGTGCTGGTGGCCGGTAGCGATGGCCGTCTGGCTGCTGATGTACGCCCCTTGGTGCACTTGTCCTTGTCGGTCATTGTTGAACAGAATGGCCGTCGTGAACGTGGTTCGGCCGCCGGTGGTGGACGGGTTGATCTGTCCTACTTCTCCGACGATATGCTGCGCAGCTACGTGGACAAGGCCGTGCGTTCGGCCATGACGAATCTGGAAGCCAAACCCGCGCCAGCCGGTCAGATGACGGTGGTTCTGGGCCCAGGCTGGCCAGGCGTCATGCTGCACGAAGCGGTAGGCCACGGTTTGGAAGGTGACTTCAACCGTCGTGGCAGCAGCCTGTTCTCGGGCCGTATTGGCCAGCGCGTGGCCTCCAAGGGCGTGACCGTCATTGATGATGGCACTTTGGAAAACCGCCGTGGTTCCTTGAATATGGATGACGAAGGCAATGCCACACAACGTACCGTCCTGATTGAAGACGGTATTTTGAAAGGTTATTTGCAAGACACCCATAATGCGCGCTTGATGGGTGCCGCCATTACGGGCAATGGCCGTCGCGAGTCCTACGCCAGCCTGCCTTTGCCGCGCATGACCAACACCTTTATGTTGGGTGGCGATAAAGACCCGCAGGAAATTATTGCCTCGGTTAAAAAGGGTTTATATGCCGTAGACTTCGGTGGCGGCCAGGTCGATATTACTAGCGGTAAGTTTGTTTTCTCGGCTTCGGAAGCCTGGGTGATTGAAAACGGCAAACTGATGTACCCCGTTAAAGGTGCCACCTTGATTGGTAGTGGCCCCGATGCCATGAATCAAATCAGCATGATCGGTAATGACATGCAGCTGGATTCAGGAGTGGGTACTTGCGGTAAAGAAGGTCAAAGCGTTCCGGTTGGAGTGGGTATTCCTACCGTGCGGATGGAAAACCTGACCGTAGGTGGAACCGCCTGA
- a CDS encoding H-NS family nucleoid-associated regulatory protein — translation MSVETYSSAKQKIEKEILRLQKQMKSLRVKQRRPVIASIVKSMQDNEITIEEVAEALENSARRGAGAGSDGPKTSLPPKYRHPGTQDTWTGRGRPPRWIIDAEANGRSREEFLIK, via the coding sequence ATGTCAGTCGAAACTTACAGCTCCGCGAAGCAAAAGATAGAAAAAGAGATTCTGCGTCTGCAAAAGCAGATGAAATCCCTTCGAGTCAAACAGCGTCGTCCTGTGATCGCGTCTATCGTCAAGTCCATGCAAGATAACGAGATCACGATTGAAGAAGTCGCTGAAGCTCTGGAAAATTCCGCCCGCCGCGGTGCTGGTGCAGGTTCCGACGGCCCTAAAACCAGCTTGCCTCCCAAATACCGCCACCCCGGCACCCAGGACACCTGGACGGGCCGTGGCCGCCCACCACGCTGGATCATTGATGCTGAAGCCAATGGTCGCAGCCGTGAAGAGTTCCTTATCAAATAA
- a CDS encoding DUF4136 domain-containing protein gives MTLFSEGFSWRALRLMSLALAVLTTACAAPSWSAKLTRYQQWPTATSGDTYYIKSSPDKSSSLQYQSFADSVRASIGVTGLVQAADLKSARFVLQMDYGNPQEQSWVPQFADSFYGPSAWGIGRGYYAPNDGWGGGFFYSPNVVNVPVTVYKNYLNVIITDNQNSGAEVYRATAVSYSHSDNLDQQMPFLSQAIFDGFPGNNGQVIDIRYPLPRD, from the coding sequence TTTTCTGAAGGGTTTTCCTGGCGCGCCCTACGCCTGATGAGCCTGGCATTGGCGGTATTGACCACGGCTTGCGCTGCGCCTAGCTGGTCCGCCAAATTGACGCGTTATCAGCAATGGCCCACGGCCACCAGTGGCGATACCTATTACATCAAGTCTTCGCCGGACAAAAGCAGTAGTCTGCAATACCAGTCTTTTGCCGATTCTGTGCGGGCTTCTATTGGCGTTACGGGACTGGTGCAAGCGGCGGATCTGAAGTCCGCGCGTTTTGTGCTGCAAATGGATTATGGCAATCCGCAGGAACAAAGCTGGGTGCCTCAATTTGCAGATAGTTTTTATGGTCCATCGGCTTGGGGAATCGGGCGCGGCTATTATGCGCCAAATGATGGTTGGGGCGGAGGTTTCTTTTATTCTCCGAATGTAGTGAATGTTCCTGTCACTGTGTATAAAAATTATCTAAATGTAATCATTACAGATAATCAAAACTCGGGCGCAGAAGTGTATCGCGCCACAGCCGTCTCTTATAGCCATTCCGACAACCTGGACCAGCAGATGCCATTTTTGTCCCAGGCCATATTTGATGGTTTCCCTGGTAATAATGGGCAAGTAATTGATATCCGATATCCATTACCTCGGGATTGA